The Halorientalis sp. IM1011 genome window below encodes:
- a CDS encoding DUF106 domain-containing protein, which yields MPRTAEKVESLAREDGELLDALEVVLDAAESEGTVEWSDVSDEMTSGQWGRLIEKGLLVDADGSGFVVDDPDGVRDALSDDEVSDAAADGDEESSWSSYDKLAGVGALGMMAGYSLPSVRNVIGGTLDVLFGPLEAMLPFYVVVMVLAMLTGLYSTLLQANLMDMDKMSEYQEQMQEIQERRKDAKERGDEEALDRIQQEQMDAMGDQMGMFKEQIRPMVWIMLLTIPVFLWMYWMLLSPSQSIHPQTITLPLIGTTSWTEGVLGPLQAWILWYFLCSMGFTQIIRKSLNIQTTPT from the coding sequence ATGCCACGTACCGCCGAGAAAGTAGAGTCGCTCGCCCGCGAGGACGGCGAGTTGCTGGACGCGCTCGAGGTCGTGCTCGACGCCGCCGAGTCCGAGGGGACCGTCGAGTGGAGCGACGTCAGCGACGAGATGACCAGCGGCCAGTGGGGTCGCCTCATCGAGAAGGGCCTGCTGGTCGACGCCGACGGATCCGGGTTCGTCGTCGACGACCCCGACGGCGTCCGCGACGCGCTCTCCGACGACGAGGTGAGCGATGCGGCCGCCGACGGCGACGAGGAGTCCTCGTGGTCGAGCTACGACAAACTGGCCGGTGTCGGTGCGCTGGGGATGATGGCAGGCTACTCGCTGCCGTCGGTCCGCAACGTCATCGGCGGGACGCTCGACGTTCTATTCGGGCCGCTGGAAGCGATGCTCCCCTTCTACGTCGTCGTCATGGTGCTCGCCATGCTCACGGGCCTGTACTCGACGCTGTTGCAGGCCAACCTGATGGACATGGACAAGATGAGCGAGTACCAGGAGCAGATGCAGGAGATTCAGGAGCGCCGCAAGGACGCCAAGGAACGCGGCGACGAGGAAGCGCTGGACCGCATACAGCAGGAACAGATGGACGCCATGGGCGACCAGATGGGGATGTTCAAAGAGCAGATCCGACCGATGGTCTGGATCATGCTGCTCACCATCCCCGTGTTCCTGTGGATGTACTGGATGCTGCTCTCGCCCAGCCAGTCGATCCACCCCCAGACGATCACGCTGCCGCTGATCGGAACGACGAGCTGGACGGAGGGTGTTCTCGGCCCGCTGCAGGCCTGGATCCTCTGGTACTTCCTCTGCTCGATGGGCTTCACCCAGATCATCCGGAAGTCGCTGAACATCCAGACGACGCCGACCTGA
- the trkA gene encoding Trk system potassium transporter TrkA, whose protein sequence is MRVIIVGAGQVGSSIAASLASDHDVVVIDTDPARVDELTYSHDVLPIEGDGTDLDTLEEAGVGGADMLIASTDSDETNIVTCGVSAIVGDPFTIARVKQPQYLRAWEQRRGAFDVDFMVCTDLLAAKSIVGVIGLATAQDVDMFADGLVQMTEFEIPAESPVAGQTVAEADRFDSLTFAAILRDDEVLVPTGETVIEADDDVVAIGSPESMREFSTAVAPQADEANDVVVVGGGEIGYQVARLLEESGYKPRLFERDEGRARWLAENLPNTTVLNGDATDQELLERESVGKADVLVSALDNDQKNLLSTLIAKRMGTARTVAVVNTGEFTELFEAVGVDVAVSPREATAEEITRFTRARRAENVAIIEGDCAEVIELEVDAESALVDRPIQESMAELPDGVVVGAITRGHSLIKPRGDTVIERGDHVVVFSDADALSEVTEKL, encoded by the coding sequence GTGGTGGTGATCGACACCGATCCCGCGCGCGTAGACGAACTCACCTACTCACACGACGTGCTCCCGATCGAGGGCGACGGGACGGATCTGGACACGCTCGAAGAGGCGGGCGTGGGCGGGGCGGACATGCTCATCGCCAGCACGGACAGCGACGAGACGAACATCGTCACCTGCGGCGTGTCGGCCATCGTCGGCGACCCCTTCACAATCGCCCGGGTGAAACAACCGCAGTACCTCCGCGCCTGGGAGCAGCGTCGCGGGGCCTTCGACGTGGACTTCATGGTCTGTACGGACCTGCTGGCGGCCAAATCCATCGTCGGCGTGATCGGCCTCGCGACGGCCCAGGACGTGGACATGTTCGCCGACGGGCTGGTCCAGATGACCGAGTTCGAGATCCCGGCGGAGAGTCCGGTGGCCGGCCAGACCGTCGCGGAGGCCGACCGCTTCGACTCGCTGACCTTCGCCGCCATCCTCCGGGACGACGAGGTCCTCGTCCCGACGGGTGAGACGGTCATCGAGGCCGACGACGACGTCGTCGCGATCGGGAGTCCCGAGAGCATGCGCGAGTTCAGCACCGCGGTCGCGCCGCAGGCGGACGAGGCCAACGACGTGGTGGTCGTCGGCGGTGGCGAGATCGGGTATCAGGTCGCGCGCCTGCTGGAAGAGAGCGGATACAAGCCCCGACTGTTCGAGCGCGACGAGGGCCGCGCCCGCTGGCTCGCCGAGAACCTCCCGAACACGACGGTCCTCAACGGGGACGCAACGGATCAGGAACTGCTCGAACGCGAGAGCGTCGGTAAGGCGGACGTGCTGGTCTCGGCGCTGGACAACGACCAGAAGAACCTCCTCTCGACGCTCATCGCCAAGCGGATGGGGACGGCACGGACCGTCGCGGTCGTCAACACCGGCGAGTTCACGGAACTGTTCGAGGCCGTCGGGGTCGACGTGGCGGTCAGTCCGCGCGAGGCGACCGCCGAGGAGATCACCCGGTTCACCCGGGCGCGCCGCGCCGAGAACGTCGCCATCATCGAGGGCGACTGCGCCGAGGTCATCGAACTGGAGGTCGACGCCGAGAGCGCGCTCGTGGATCGCCCGATCCAGGAGTCGATGGCAGAACTCCCCGACGGGGTGGTCGTCGGGGCGATCACGCGGGGCCACTCGCTCATCAAACCGCGTGGTGACACCGTGATCGAGCGGGGCGACCACGTCGTCGTGTTCAGCGACGCCGACGCGCTCTCGGAAGTGACCGAGAAACTGTGA
- a CDS encoding AI-2E family transporter — protein MEVSWTVSRARAAWALVGLAVAALVAYVLVSFVGALAVGVFLYYAVRPAYRAIERRFGRSDLSAAVTLGLVGVPILAVLGYAGLVAVRALDRFAAHANLARYRSLLAPYLDVASLTEPQALLGLLGGNLGRAAGYLGLATTWGIRLFVAVTVAYYLLCDGDRIADWFRDTFGDSSGSVAFAERVDADLTSIYTGNLLVIGVTAAVATGVYAALGAVAPAPLAIRFPILLGLLTGIFTLVPAVGMKLIWVPYALSLVVRSLRAEAGLWFPVVFVVVTFVAVDFVPDVFVRSYLSKGGLHMGLLLLTYVLASIAFGWYGIFLGPILLVVAIHFAREVVPALVSGEDVSVENG, from the coding sequence ATGGAGGTATCATGGACGGTGAGCCGTGCGCGGGCGGCCTGGGCGCTCGTCGGCCTCGCCGTGGCGGCGCTGGTCGCCTACGTGCTGGTATCGTTCGTCGGCGCGCTGGCAGTCGGCGTCTTCCTCTACTACGCGGTGCGGCCGGCGTACCGGGCGATCGAGCGGCGGTTCGGGCGAAGCGACCTCAGCGCCGCGGTCACGCTGGGGCTGGTCGGCGTCCCGATCCTAGCTGTGCTGGGGTACGCCGGGCTGGTAGCCGTGCGGGCACTCGACCGCTTCGCCGCCCACGCGAACCTGGCCCGGTACCGATCGCTACTCGCTCCGTATCTCGACGTGGCGTCGCTGACCGAACCGCAGGCGCTGCTCGGACTCCTCGGTGGCAACCTGGGCCGGGCCGCGGGCTATCTCGGCCTCGCGACGACGTGGGGGATCAGACTGTTCGTCGCCGTCACCGTGGCGTATTACCTGCTGTGTGACGGGGACCGCATCGCCGACTGGTTCCGCGACACGTTCGGGGACTCGTCGGGATCCGTCGCCTTCGCGGAACGCGTCGACGCCGACCTGACGAGCATCTACACGGGGAACCTGCTGGTGATCGGCGTCACGGCTGCCGTTGCGACCGGTGTCTACGCCGCACTCGGGGCCGTCGCCCCGGCACCCCTCGCGATCAGGTTTCCGATCCTGCTGGGACTGTTGACCGGTATCTTCACGCTGGTGCCTGCGGTCGGGATGAAGCTGATCTGGGTGCCCTACGCGCTGTCGCTGGTCGTCCGGAGCCTGCGCGCGGAGGCCGGCCTGTGGTTCCCCGTCGTCTTCGTCGTCGTCACGTTCGTCGCCGTCGATTTCGTTCCGGACGTGTTCGTCCGATCGTACCTCTCGAAGGGGGGTCTTCACATGGGGCTGCTTCTGTTGACGTACGTGCTGGCGTCGATCGCCTTCGGCTGGTACGGAATCTTTCTGGGGCCGATACTGCTGGTGGTGGCGATCCACTTCGCCCGCGAGGTGGTCCCAGCGCTGGTCAGCGGCGAAGACGTAAGCGTCGAAAACGGGTGA
- a CDS encoding adenylate kinase has protein sequence MADAHVLILGPPGAGKGTQSSRIAERFDVEHVTTGDALRANKDMDISDMDTEYDTPREYMEAGDLVPDAVVNAIVEEALQSADGYVLDGYPRNMEQADELEDMTDLDVILSLSVSREELVDRLTGRRVCDDCGTNFHVEFDQPEEEGVCDECGGELIQRDDDNEESVNNRLDVFEDNTAPVIDHYRDHDGFVEIDGEQTPDEVWADIEDAIEAQS, from the coding sequence ATGGCAGACGCACACGTGTTGATTCTGGGACCGCCGGGCGCAGGCAAGGGGACACAGAGCAGCCGCATCGCCGAGCGGTTCGACGTGGAACACGTCACCACCGGGGACGCGCTGCGGGCGAACAAGGACATGGACATCTCGGACATGGACACCGAGTACGACACGCCCCGCGAGTACATGGAGGCGGGTGACCTCGTGCCCGACGCCGTCGTGAACGCCATCGTCGAGGAGGCGCTCCAGAGCGCGGACGGCTACGTGCTGGACGGCTACCCGCGCAACATGGAGCAGGCCGACGAACTCGAAGACATGACCGACCTCGACGTGATCCTCTCGCTTTCGGTCAGCCGCGAGGAACTCGTCGACCGGCTGACCGGCCGCCGGGTCTGTGACGACTGCGGGACGAACTTCCACGTCGAGTTCGACCAGCCCGAGGAAGAGGGCGTCTGTGACGAGTGTGGTGGGGAGTTGATCCAGCGTGACGACGACAACGAGGAGTCGGTGAACAACCGCCTCGACGTGTTCGAGGACAACACCGCGCCCGTCATCGACCACTACCGCGACCACGACGGCTTCGTCGAGATCGACGGCGAACAGACTCCCGACGAGGTGTGGGCGGACATCGAGGACGCCATCGAAGCGCAGAGCTGA
- a CDS encoding TrkH family potassium uptake protein, with amino-acid sequence MSPVAVDWRTSATLIGTVLKALTLPLAATAAVAAWYGEAVVPFLIPLVLTISAGFSLERFDRRDLGLRESYLMVALTWLAIALVGAIPFVLAGQGVLADPVNAMFESMSGVTTTGATVIDSFDAHGKSIHLWRSLLQWMGGLGILVLAVAVLSQISVGGAQLMETETQTQDLTKLTPRIEETARLLGMIYVGLTALMVLSWLALHAAGLAPNVTVYQAVAHAFTAVSTAGFSPQPASLGYFSPAVQWVTILFMFTGATNFVLLYFLLKGDPSRLRESDEFQFYLAIVLGAAGLTAVFLAGGGQFDRVEPLARHALFQVVSIVTTTGYATVDFNLWSAGAKHILFLGMFVGGMAGSTTCSIKTLRWLVVVKSLRRDLFTEIHPEAIRPVRLSGSSVDEETIKDIYAYVLLSLVIFALLTVFVVTDATRVAGGVGEFEAMGAAASTFLNIGPAFGAAGPYGSYLHFPDTTKLAMIVLMWVGRIEIIPVLVILTPAYWRS; translated from the coding sequence GTGAGCCCCGTTGCGGTCGACTGGCGGACGAGCGCGACACTCATCGGCACGGTGCTGAAGGCCCTGACCCTGCCACTGGCCGCGACCGCTGCCGTCGCAGCGTGGTACGGCGAGGCGGTCGTCCCGTTCCTGATTCCACTCGTGTTGACGATTTCTGCCGGCTTCTCGCTGGAACGGTTCGACCGGCGCGACCTCGGACTCAGGGAGTCGTACCTGATGGTCGCGCTGACGTGGCTGGCCATCGCGCTCGTCGGTGCGATCCCGTTCGTCCTCGCCGGCCAGGGCGTGCTAGCCGATCCCGTGAACGCGATGTTCGAGTCGATGAGCGGCGTCACGACCACCGGGGCGACGGTGATCGACTCCTTCGACGCCCACGGGAAGTCGATCCACCTCTGGCGGTCGCTGCTCCAGTGGATGGGTGGGCTCGGTATACTCGTGCTCGCCGTGGCCGTCCTCTCACAGATCTCGGTCGGTGGCGCACAGCTCATGGAGACCGAGACACAGACCCAGGATCTCACGAAACTCACGCCACGGATCGAGGAGACGGCGCGACTCCTCGGGATGATCTACGTCGGCCTGACGGCGCTGATGGTGCTGTCGTGGCTGGCCCTGCACGCGGCCGGGCTGGCCCCGAACGTGACGGTGTATCAGGCGGTGGCCCACGCCTTCACCGCGGTCTCGACGGCCGGTTTCTCTCCCCAGCCTGCGAGTCTCGGCTACTTCTCCCCGGCGGTCCAGTGGGTGACGATCCTGTTCATGTTCACCGGTGCGACGAACTTCGTCCTCCTCTATTTCCTGCTCAAGGGGGATCCGAGCCGGCTCAGAGAGAGCGACGAGTTCCAGTTTTACCTCGCGATCGTCCTCGGGGCGGCCGGGCTGACCGCCGTCTTTCTGGCCGGCGGCGGGCAGTTCGACCGCGTCGAACCGCTGGCCCGGCACGCGCTCTTTCAGGTCGTCTCCATCGTCACGACGACGGGCTATGCGACGGTCGACTTCAACCTGTGGTCGGCGGGCGCGAAGCACATCCTGTTCCTGGGGATGTTCGTCGGCGGGATGGCCGGCAGCACGACCTGCTCGATCAAGACGCTGCGCTGGCTGGTCGTCGTCAAGTCACTGCGGCGGGACCTGTTTACGGAGATTCACCCCGAGGCGATCCGCCCCGTCCGGCTCAGCGGGTCCTCGGTCGACGAGGAGACGATCAAGGACATCTACGCGTACGTCCTCCTGAGTCTCGTCATCTTCGCCCTGCTGACGGTCTTCGTCGTCACCGACGCGACCCGGGTGGCCGGCGGCGTCGGCGAGTTCGAGGCGATGGGTGCGGCCGCCTCGACCTTCCTCAACATCGGGCCGGCCTTCGGTGCCGCCGGCCCCTACGGGAGCTACCTTCACTTCCCGGACACGACGAAACTGGCGATGATCGTCCTGATGTGGGTGGGCCGCATCGAGATCATCCCCGTTCTGGTGATCCTGACGCCCGCGTACTGGCGGTCCTGA
- a CDS encoding TrkH family potassium uptake protein produces the protein MSRVTSRVPGTPFEWRASLSLLGTVVKFFSLTMLLPLLVAVVYREDVWVFAVSLVIGVTAGLALERLDSDPDLGAREALLLVSLSWLAAAVVAAIPFFLAGQGTASTLANPVNALFEATSGVTTTGATVLGQIGLERHSHAVMLWRQLIQWLGGMGIIVLMIAILPEVAVNGAQLMQNEAPGPELQKLTPRIAETARALWLIYVGFTLLLMLLLYGLSFTEFAPRMDLYNAIAHGFSTLPTGGFSPQAQSIAYFSAVVQWVFIPFMVVAGVNFALFWHVLRGEFDAIFENTEFRAYVGAIAVVVAVLAFVLYRGAAPALGDLGGATDGVAENALRQAAFQIASLLNSTGFATSNFAEWDTHGKMILLFAMFIGGSAGSTGGGIKVVRWLVTIKALRRELYTTARPDVVQPVKLGGNVVDEDAVRGILVFTVLYFVLMGVSAVFLSLDAARIGFDISTLEAFSAALATIGNIGPGFGVVGPFGSYLEFSPVSKLWMTFLMWIGRLEIVPVLALFVITLEDGA, from the coding sequence GTGTCTCGCGTCACGTCACGCGTTCCGGGGACGCCCTTCGAGTGGCGCGCGAGTCTGAGCCTCCTCGGGACCGTCGTCAAGTTCTTCTCGCTGACGATGCTGTTGCCGCTGCTCGTCGCGGTCGTCTACCGCGAGGACGTCTGGGTCTTCGCGGTCTCGCTGGTAATCGGTGTGACCGCGGGGCTGGCGCTGGAACGACTCGACTCGGACCCGGACCTCGGAGCCCGGGAAGCGCTCCTGCTCGTCTCGCTGTCGTGGCTGGCCGCCGCGGTCGTCGCGGCGATTCCCTTCTTCCTCGCGGGGCAGGGGACCGCTTCGACGCTCGCGAACCCCGTCAACGCGCTGTTCGAGGCGACCAGCGGCGTGACGACGACCGGCGCGACGGTACTGGGACAGATCGGACTGGAGCGCCACTCCCACGCCGTCATGCTGTGGCGACAGCTCATCCAGTGGCTCGGCGGCATGGGGATCATCGTGCTGATGATCGCCATCCTCCCCGAGGTCGCGGTCAACGGCGCGCAGTTGATGCAAAACGAGGCCCCCGGGCCGGAACTGCAGAAGCTCACGCCCCGGATCGCCGAGACCGCGCGGGCGCTGTGGCTCATCTACGTCGGGTTCACCCTCCTGTTGATGCTGTTGCTCTACGGCCTGAGCTTCACCGAATTCGCGCCGCGGATGGACCTCTACAACGCCATCGCGCACGGCTTCTCGACGCTGCCGACCGGCGGGTTCTCCCCGCAGGCCCAGAGCATCGCGTACTTCAGCGCGGTCGTGCAGTGGGTGTTCATCCCCTTCATGGTCGTCGCCGGGGTCAACTTCGCGCTGTTCTGGCACGTCCTCCGGGGCGAGTTCGACGCGATCTTCGAGAACACCGAGTTTCGCGCGTACGTGGGTGCGATCGCGGTCGTCGTCGCCGTGCTGGCGTTCGTCCTCTATCGCGGCGCGGCCCCCGCACTCGGTGATCTGGGCGGCGCGACCGACGGCGTCGCCGAGAACGCACTGCGGCAGGCGGCGTTCCAGATCGCGTCCCTGTTGAATTCGACGGGGTTCGCCACGTCGAACTTCGCCGAGTGGGACACCCACGGGAAGATGATCCTGCTGTTCGCGATGTTCATCGGTGGCTCGGCCGGGTCGACCGGTGGTGGGATCAAGGTGGTCCGCTGGCTGGTGACGATCAAGGCCCTCCGCCGGGAACTGTACACGACCGCCCGACCCGACGTGGTTCAGCCGGTCAAACTCGGCGGGAACGTCGTCGACGAGGATGCGGTCCGGGGCATCCTGGTGTTCACCGTGCTGTACTTCGTCCTCATGGGTGTCTCGGCGGTGTTCCTCAGTCTCGACGCGGCCCGGATCGGCTTCGACATCTCGACGCTTGAGGCGTTCAGCGCGGCACTGGCGACCATCGGGAACATCGGTCCCGGATTCGGCGTGGTCGGTCCGTTCGGGAGCTATCTGGAATTCTCGCCCGTCTCGAAGCTCTGGATGACGTTCCTGATGTGGATCGGGCGGCTCGAAATCGTCCCAGTACTCGCCCTCTTCGTCATCACCCTCGAAGACGGCGCCTGA